The Bacteriovorax sp. BAL6_X genome has a window encoding:
- the rplA gene encoding 50S ribosomal protein L1 gives MAKKSKKYTEALAKVDTTKNYTIDEAINLAKEVKFASFDETVDLAFRLGVDPRHADQMIRGALALPAGTGKSVKVCVITSGDNVAKAEAAGADYVGGDDIVAKIAGGWLDFDRVIASPDMMGKLGRVARILGPRGLMPNPKLGTVTPNVENAVKEQKAGKVEYRTEKNGIIHVPVGKSSFSNEDLRKNIDTMVTAIIKAKPVSAKGTYLKSLTLSTTMGPGLKIDTLEAASIAAK, from the coding sequence TTGATGAAGCGATTAACCTTGCTAAAGAAGTAAAATTCGCATCATTTGATGAAACTGTAGATCTTGCGTTCAGACTTGGTGTAGATCCAAGACACGCTGACCAAATGATCAGAGGTGCACTTGCACTTCCAGCTGGTACAGGTAAGTCAGTAAAAGTTTGTGTTATTACATCTGGTGACAACGTAGCTAAGGCTGAAGCAGCTGGTGCAGATTACGTTGGTGGTGACGATATCGTTGCTAAAATCGCAGGTGGATGGCTTGACTTTGATAGAGTTATCGCATCTCCAGACATGATGGGTAAACTTGGTCGTGTTGCAAGAATCCTAGGACCTAGAGGTCTAATGCCTAACCCAAAATTAGGAACAGTTACTCCTAATGTTGAAAATGCAGTTAAAGAGCAAAAAGCTGGTAAAGTTGAATACAGAACTGAAAAGAATGGTATCATCCACGTTCCAGTTGGTAAGTCATCTTTCTCAAATGAAGATTTAAGAAAGAATATCGACACAATGGTTACAGCAATCATTAAAGCTAAGCCTGTTTCTGCAAAAGGTACATACCTTAAGTCACTTACTTTAAGTACGACTATGGGGCCAGGACTTAAAATTGATACTTTAGAAGCTGCATCTATCGCAGCAAAATAA
- the rplJ gene encoding 50S ribosomal protein L10 — MLTRAEKDVIIDGLKKKITDANAIFLTNVIGLPSNDATALRKSVREAGGALVVTRNTLFSKAAAGTDAEELLSGLKGTQAVAFAFDEAPAVAKALKECGKTFELVELRGGLLDGKALTAAEVKAIADLPSRDEMLGTLLATFNAPISAFARVLNAIKEQKEAGVEAAPVAAEESAE; from the coding sequence ATGTTAACTAGAGCAGAGAAAGACGTTATCATCGATGGTCTTAAAAAGAAGATCACTGATGCCAACGCTATCTTTCTAACAAACGTTATTGGACTACCATCTAATGACGCCACAGCTCTAAGAAAATCTGTCCGCGAAGCGGGTGGAGCACTAGTTGTTACTCGTAACACACTTTTTTCTAAGGCAGCGGCCGGAACAGATGCAGAAGAATTACTTTCTGGTCTTAAAGGTACGCAAGCTGTTGCTTTCGCATTTGACGAAGCACCAGCCGTTGCTAAGGCACTAAAAGAATGTGGAAAAACGTTTGAACTAGTAGAACTTAGAGGTGGTTTACTTGATGGTAAAGCACTTACAGCAGCAGAAGTAAAAGCAATTGCAGACCTACCATCTCGTGATGAGATGCTTGGTACTCTTCTTGCGACATTTAATGCACCGATCTCAGCATTTGCTAGAGTTCTTAATGCAATTAAAGAGCAGAAGGAAGCAGGCGTTGAAGCTGCGCCAGTTGCAGCTGAAGAATCTGCAGAGTAG
- the rplL gene encoding 50S ribosomal protein L7/L12, with product MSITNDQLIEKISNMTVLEVAELVKELEEKFGVSAAPVAVAGGAAAGGAAEEKTEFDVVLAEAGAKKINVIKEVRGITGLGLKEAKEMVEGAPKTVKEAVSKDEAEEIKKKLEAAGAKVELK from the coding sequence ATGTCTATTACAAATGATCAATTAATTGAAAAAATCTCAAACATGACTGTTCTTGAAGTAGCTGAGCTAGTTAAAGAACTTGAAGAAAAATTTGGTGTATCAGCTGCTCCTGTAGCTGTTGCTGGTGGAGCTGCTGCTGGTGGTGCTGCTGAAGAAAAAACTGAATTTGACGTTGTTCTTGCTGAAGCAGGTGCTAAGAAAATCAACGTTATTAAAGAAGTTAGAGGAATCACTGGTCTAGGTCTTAAGGAAGCAAAAGAAATGGTTGAAGGTGCTCCAAAGACTGTTAAAGAAGCAGTTTCTAAAGACGAAGCAGAAGAAATCAAGAAAAAACTTGAAGCTGCTGGTGCAAAGGTTGAGCTTAAGTAA
- the rpoB gene encoding DNA-directed RNA polymerase subunit beta, producing MTEVFRPNEWFRKNFASTPSVLETPPLMLLQKKSYDDFLQKDVPPSQREEMGLQAVFNSVFPIHDFNKTVSLEFVSYSLEQPKYTVKECRQRGLSYEAPLKVVVRLVFYDVAVDKDGNEQRTVSSIKEQEVYLGNIPLMAETGSFVYNGTERVIVSQLHRSPGIVFEHDGGKKHSSGKLLYSARIIPHRGSWLDFEFDHKNILFARIDRKRKLHATVVLKALGYSTEEILDMFYHMETIKFAKDGEFVRSLDLSLMTGTRATNDVLDPKTGKAIVRKGKKFSKASIKRLTEAGVTEIPAQLEEVVGKVAAKDIFNESTGEVICLANEALSEAKIQELVAAGVTEVECLYIDMINFGDQIRNTLLLDKTDTKEDALLKIFERLRPGEPPAVEAAEVLFQGLFFDEERYDLSRVGRMKINYKFKTDVPVENTVLTKEDINTTIQYLVELNNGKGRVDDIDHLGNRRVRPVGELLENQFRVGLVRMERAVKERMAIQEIDTMMPYDLVNQKPVAAAVKEFFGSSQLSQFMDQTNPLSEVTHKRRLSALGPGGLTRERASFEVRDVHVTHYGRMCPVETPEGPNIGLITSLATFAKVSEYGFIETPYLTIGEDQKIGDVEYFTAFQEEGKVIAQIDANNIKDGQLVGEQVAARASGEFTLVDASEVNLMDVSPTQMISVATSLIPFLEHDDANRALMGSNMMRQAVPVVKTEAPIVGTGTERIVARDSGAVLVANDNGRVIFVDSNRIVIQRDNFKDGESGVDIYKLVKYQRTNQNTCNNQKALVTEGDIVKKGDVLADGPGTDNGDLALGQNPLVAFMPWGGYNYEDSILISEDLLAKDVFTSVHIEAFEVEARDTKLGKEEITRDIPNVSEESLKDLDEAGIVRVGAIIKPGDILVGKITPKGETQLSPEEKLLKAIFGDKAGDVKDTSLRVPSSVYGTVIDARVYTREGVELCARSKDIIEQETTLLRRDERIEIKAIQTSAILKIADMLKGAKVTDVLVSEDGSAELLSKGTEITGEVLASIPFELIGYLPLQAELEEKLSEYFADVRNKINRVRAKTTDEIAKLHRGDELPPGVIKKITVYVAIKRKLQPGDKMAGRHGNKGVISNVVPREDMPYLVDGTPVEIVLNPLGVPSRMNIGQLLELHLGWAGRGLGEKIKVMLEEQMKVHEIKDFIYKIYKTPEVEAWLKSAADDVVMALAKKLTSGVRFSTKVFDGASEADIREMLELADLESNGKTTLFDGKTGDAFAEDVTVGVMYMLKLHHLVDEKLHARSTGPYSLVTQQPLGGKAQFGGQRLGEMEVWALEAYGAAYTLQEFLTVKSDDVIGRTRMYESIVKGEQVLEPGLPESFNVLIRELQALCLDVKLEEDRIEESIR from the coding sequence ATGACTGAGGTTTTTAGACCAAACGAGTGGTTTCGTAAGAACTTTGCCTCAACACCATCTGTGTTAGAGACACCTCCACTCATGCTTCTACAAAAGAAGTCCTATGATGATTTCCTTCAAAAGGACGTACCTCCTTCTCAAAGAGAAGAAATGGGATTACAGGCTGTTTTCAATTCTGTATTTCCAATCCACGACTTTAACAAAACTGTATCGTTAGAGTTTGTAAGCTACTCACTAGAACAACCTAAGTACACTGTAAAAGAGTGTCGTCAAAGAGGCCTATCGTATGAAGCGCCACTTAAGGTCGTTGTTCGTCTAGTATTCTATGATGTAGCTGTCGACAAAGATGGTAATGAACAAAGAACTGTTTCTTCAATCAAAGAACAGGAAGTTTACTTAGGAAACATTCCTCTGATGGCAGAGACTGGTTCTTTTGTATATAACGGAACTGAGAGAGTTATTGTTTCTCAGCTTCACAGATCTCCTGGTATCGTATTCGAACACGATGGTGGAAAGAAGCACTCAAGCGGTAAGCTTCTTTATTCTGCAAGAATTATTCCTCACAGAGGTTCTTGGCTAGATTTCGAATTCGATCACAAGAACATTCTATTTGCTAGAATTGATAGAAAGAGAAAGCTACACGCAACTGTTGTTCTTAAGGCTCTAGGTTACAGTACAGAAGAAATTCTTGATATGTTCTACCACATGGAAACAATCAAGTTTGCTAAAGATGGTGAGTTCGTAAGATCTCTAGACCTATCTTTAATGACTGGAACTCGTGCTACTAATGACGTACTTGATCCAAAGACTGGTAAGGCTATCGTTAGAAAAGGGAAGAAATTCTCTAAAGCTTCAATTAAAAGATTAACTGAAGCAGGTGTAACTGAAATTCCAGCTCAACTTGAAGAAGTTGTTGGTAAAGTTGCTGCTAAAGATATTTTTAATGAGTCAACTGGTGAAGTAATCTGTTTAGCTAATGAAGCACTTTCTGAAGCAAAGATTCAAGAGCTTGTTGCTGCTGGTGTAACTGAAGTTGAATGTCTTTATATTGACATGATTAACTTTGGTGATCAGATTAGAAACACTCTTCTACTAGATAAGACTGACACAAAAGAAGATGCGCTTCTTAAAATCTTCGAAAGATTAAGACCAGGTGAGCCACCTGCAGTTGAAGCTGCTGAAGTTCTTTTCCAAGGACTTTTCTTCGACGAAGAAAGATATGACCTATCTCGTGTTGGTCGTATGAAAATCAATTATAAGTTTAAGACAGATGTTCCAGTTGAGAACACTGTACTTACTAAAGAAGATATCAATACAACTATCCAGTACCTTGTTGAACTTAACAACGGTAAAGGTCGAGTTGATGATATTGACCACTTAGGTAACAGACGTGTTAGACCTGTAGGTGAACTACTTGAAAACCAATTTAGAGTTGGTCTAGTACGTATGGAAAGAGCGGTTAAAGAAAGAATGGCAATTCAAGAAATTGATACAATGATGCCATACGATCTTGTAAACCAAAAGCCAGTTGCTGCTGCCGTTAAGGAATTCTTTGGTTCATCACAACTTTCACAGTTCATGGATCAAACGAACCCACTTTCAGAAGTTACTCACAAGCGTCGTCTTTCAGCTCTTGGGCCAGGTGGTCTTACGAGAGAAAGAGCATCATTCGAAGTTCGTGACGTTCACGTTACTCACTACGGAAGAATGTGTCCGGTTGAGACTCCTGAAGGACCAAACATTGGTCTAATTACATCTCTTGCAACATTTGCAAAAGTTTCTGAATACGGTTTCATTGAAACTCCATACCTAACAATTGGTGAAGACCAAAAAATTGGTGATGTTGAGTATTTCACAGCTTTCCAAGAGGAAGGTAAAGTAATCGCTCAGATCGATGCAAATAATATCAAAGATGGACAACTTGTAGGTGAGCAGGTAGCTGCTCGTGCTTCTGGTGAATTCACACTTGTTGATGCTTCAGAAGTTAACCTAATGGACGTTTCTCCAACTCAGATGATCTCAGTTGCAACATCTCTTATTCCTTTCCTTGAGCACGATGATGCCAACCGTGCCCTGATGGGATCGAACATGATGAGACAGGCCGTGCCTGTTGTTAAAACTGAAGCTCCTATTGTTGGTACAGGTACAGAAAGAATCGTTGCTAGAGACTCTGGTGCGGTACTTGTAGCTAATGACAATGGACGCGTAATCTTTGTTGATTCAAACAGAATCGTTATCCAAAGAGATAATTTTAAAGATGGTGAATCTGGTGTTGATATTTACAAGCTTGTTAAATATCAAAGAACTAACCAGAACACTTGTAATAACCAAAAAGCTCTTGTTACTGAAGGTGACATTGTTAAGAAAGGTGACGTACTTGCTGACGGACCAGGTACTGACAATGGTGACTTAGCACTTGGGCAAAACCCACTTGTAGCATTCATGCCATGGGGTGGTTATAACTACGAAGACTCGATCCTGATCTCTGAAGATCTTCTTGCAAAAGACGTATTTACTTCAGTTCACATCGAAGCATTCGAAGTTGAAGCTCGTGATACTAAACTTGGTAAAGAAGAAATCACTCGCGATATTCCTAACGTTTCAGAAGAGTCTCTTAAAGACCTTGATGAAGCAGGTATCGTTAGAGTTGGTGCTATCATTAAGCCAGGTGATATCCTAGTTGGTAAGATTACACCTAAGGGTGAAACTCAACTTTCTCCAGAAGAAAAACTTCTTAAAGCTATCTTCGGTGATAAAGCCGGTGATGTAAAAGATACTTCACTAAGAGTTCCTTCATCTGTTTACGGTACAGTAATTGATGCAAGAGTTTACACTCGTGAAGGTGTTGAGCTTTGTGCAAGATCTAAGGACATTATCGAGCAAGAGACAACTCTTCTTAGAAGAGATGAAAGAATTGAAATTAAAGCAATCCAAACTTCTGCAATTCTTAAGATTGCAGATATGCTTAAAGGTGCAAAAGTTACTGACGTACTTGTTTCTGAAGATGGTTCAGCAGAACTACTTTCTAAAGGAACTGAGATTACGGGAGAAGTACTAGCATCAATTCCATTTGAGCTAATTGGTTATCTACCTCTACAAGCTGAACTTGAAGAAAAACTATCTGAGTACTTTGCAGACGTTAGAAACAAGATCAATAGAGTTAGAGCTAAGACAACTGATGAGATTGCAAAACTTCATAGAGGTGATGAACTTCCTCCAGGTGTAATCAAAAAGATTACTGTATACGTAGCGATTAAGCGTAAGCTTCAGCCAGGTGATAAGATGGCCGGTCGTCACGGTAACAAAGGGGTTATCTCAAACGTAGTTCCACGTGAAGATATGCCTTACCTAGTTGATGGTACACCTGTTGAAATCGTACTTAACCCACTAGGGGTACCTTCTCGTATGAACATCGGACAGCTACTTGAGCTTCACCTTGGATGGGCCGGACGTGGTCTTGGTGAAAAAATCAAGGTTATGCTTGAAGAGCAAATGAAAGTTCATGAGATTAAGGATTTCATTTACAAAATCTATAAGACACCAGAAGTTGAAGCTTGGTTAAAGTCTGCGGCAGATGATGTTGTTATGGCCCTTGCTAAGAAACTTACTAGCGGTGTTCGTTTCTCAACTAAAGTATTTGATGGTGCTTCAGAAGCAGATATCAGAGAAATGCTTGAGCTAGCAGATCTTGAATCAAATGGTAAAACAACACTATTTGATGGAAAGACGGGTGATGCTTTCGCTGAGGACGTTACTGTTGGTGTTATGTACATGCTTAAACTACACCACCTTGTAGACGAAAAGCTTCACGCACGTTCGACAGGTCCTTATTCACTTGTAACTCAGCAACCACTTGGTGGTAAGGCTCAGTTTGGTGGTCAGAGACTTGGGGAAATGGAAGTTTGGGCACTTGAGGCATACGGTGCAGCTTATACTCTTCAAGAGTTCTTAACTGTTAAGTCAGATGACGTTATCGGTAGAACGAGAATGTATGAGTCAATCGTTAAGGGTGAGCAAGTACTAGAACCAGGTCTTCCAGAGTCGTTCAACGTTCTAATCAGAGAGCTACAAGCACTTTGTCTAGATGTTAAACTTGAAGAAGACAGAATCGAAGAATCTATTCGTTAA